GTGTAAGCCTATTCTAAAAGATTGCAATCGATCATATTTAATCTGGTTTAGTGCTCATCAATCAGCTATTTGTTGAGTCATTGATTTAACTACATGCGAAAAAGCTGATTCCCCAAAAAATACCCTTTGGCAGGGCAAAACAAAAAACATGTAGCGCAGCAATCCAGACCAAATTGAGCTTTTTGACTGGTATGCAAATGGTTCAAGGCTACATTCAAAAATCTTAGAGCACTTATTTTGGCTGTCTAGTCTATCTAAGGGCTGTCATACTCAGATAGGGCATAAGAAAGGAAATATTCGATCGCTATAGCAGCTAGCTGAGTTAATTGCGTAACTCGATCGGGTTAGGTAATTATTCCTTCCTTTAAGTATAAGTAATTTTTTTGCTAATGGGCAAATTCATTTTGCGATCGACAGATTTTGATTATATGGCTGATTATTTGCTGCGCATATTTGCTACTAAGAATCGATCGATTAGTTCATCGTTTGGGACTGAATATATTTGATACTGAATATATAGGGGTAAGGATTTGCAACTAAACATTCTTAATTAAGTCTTGAGCATATGTTCAAGATTTTGCCGATCATAGTAGGTTGAGTTGCTTCAATTTTGGCATCACCCCACTTCCCAAAAACTCCCTCCCACATGATTACTCAGAAAAGCTTAGAATAGCTAGAGCGGTTTTCCAAAATACTATGCTTGATGCTATTTCAAGTGAGATGTTGTGTAGGTAGAGACCTAAATGCTTTGATCTATAAGGTATTCATACAAAAGAAGTCTTTTGAAGATGCATTAATCAATTAAGTGAGTAATTGCAGGTTGTGCATAGGTCGCCAAACAATGTAGGGAATCGCTAAGAATAGAATAATCATTAGGCATCTTAAGTATAGAAAGGCAAAATGCGAGCAGCAATCATCGGTGCAGGTTTGGCAGGTTTGAGCACAGCAGTAGAACTGTGCGATCGTGGCTATGCAGTAGAAATTTTTGAGTCGCGCCCATTTGTTGGCGGTAAGGTGGGAAGCTGGATTGACCAAGACGGCAACCATATTGAGATGGGTTTGCATGTCTTTTTTGGCTGCTACTATAACCTGTTCAGCCTGATGCAGAAGGTGGGAGCGTTTGAGCATCTGCTCCGTAAAGAACATACCCACACCTTTATCAATCGTGGCGGCAGAACTGGTGAGCTGGATTTTCGCAACTTTGGCGGCGCTCCTTTTCATGGCCTGAAGGCGTTTTTCACCACCTCGCAACTTTCGCTCAAGGACAAGCTCCAGAATGCGATCGCCCTGGGCACCAGCCCGATCGTCCGGGCTCTGGTTGATCCCAAGGGGGCACTCGATGATATTCACAAACTAGATCATATTAGCTTTGCCGATTGGTTCCGCTCCCACGGTGGCTCCCAGGCTAGCATTGAGCAAATGTGGAATGCGATCGCCTACGGCCTAGGATTCATCGATTGTGAAAATATTTCTGCTCGCTGTATGCTCACCATCTTTCAGTTTTTTGCTACCCGCACCGAGGCATCGGTATTACGGATGTTGGAGGGATCGCCGCAGGAATTTTTACACAATCCGATCGTTAAATATATTGAGTCCAAGGGTGGCAAGATTCATTTGCGTCAGGGCATCCGTGAGATTCTATTTGAAGGCGAGGGGGATGCTACCAGCGTGACTGGCCTGGTGGTTGGCAAAGAAGACAGCGAGGAAATCATTACCGCCGATACCTATATTTGTGCCACCGATGTGCCTGGGGTGAAGCGATTGCTACCGGAAAAGTGGCGGCAGTGGGATCAATTTGCCAACATCTATAAATTAGCAGCGGTACCAGTTGTCACAGTACAACTGCGGTTTGATGGCTGGGTCAGCGATCTCGACAATTTGCTCTATGCCGTGGGCGTAGATTTTTCCACCTTTGCCGATCTAGCCGTAACCAGCCCCACTGATTATTATAAAGAAGGTGAAGGCTCATTGTTGCAGTTGGTGCTCACCCCTGGCGATCCATTTATTAAAGAAAGTAATGAGGCGATCGTAGAACATGTTTTGGCGCAGGTGCATGAGGTACTGCCCAATTCCCGCGACTTGAATGTACTCTGGTCTAGTGTGGTGAAGCTGGCAAAATCGCTCTATCGGGAAGCACCAGGTATGGATGTCTATCGCCCCGACCAAAAAACACCGATCGCTAATTTCTTCTTGGCCGGTAGCTACACCATGCAGGATTACATTGATAGTATGGAGGGAGCCACGATCTCTGGACGGCGCTGTGCTGGCGCGGTTTTGGGTGAAAGCAAGGTAGTTCCCACCTGGCCACAGATTGGCATTTAAAGACGAAGGACTTAATAAATCAAGTGCCTGAATGGATTGTGTATAAAGAGTTTCGGTTTGAAGCTGCCCATCTGCTGCCCGATCATGATGGCAAATGTCGGCGGTTGCATGGGCATAGCTGGGTTTGTCTGGTCTATGTCAAGGTTGGTCAGTTAATTGCCGATGGTCCTAAGCAGGGCATGGCGATCGACTTTGCCGACATCAAAAAATATATGCAGCCAATCCTGGATAACTACTTGGATCACTACTACCTCAATGAGACTCTGGGCTTAGAGAATCCTACCTGTGAGGCGATCGCCCGCTGGCTCTATGAACAGCTTGAGCAAGCTAAGCTACCGGGTCTCCATGCCGTGGAAATCAAAGAAACTTGCACCTCAGGGGTTTGGTATAGTGCCGATGGGAGCTTAATGTTGCCGAGCTGAGAATATGGGGATCTTTGCGATCGTCTTGACCTGGCCAAGATTTAGGGCATATTGCTTAAATTATTGTCCTTTACTCAAATACTCAATAATCATTTGCAAAAAGCAAACCTGTCTCTGTAATCCGATCGAGTTTTTAAGATTAATGGATGCTCCACCCGATAGTTTCCTGCTCACCCATGAACCCTTGGATTTGGCGATCGCCTATGCCGCTGCCGATGCTGCCCAAAATGGCGCAGTGGTGCTGATGAGTGGCATGGTGCGTAACCAAACCGGCGACCGGCAGGTTAACTATTTAGATTATCAAGCCTATGCACCAATGGCATTGCGGGTATTTGCTCAGATTGCCACTGAAATTCGCAACCGTTATCCAGCGATCACCAGGGTAGTGATTCATCATCGTTTGGGCAAACTAACCGTAGGCGAAATTAGCGTGATCATCGCGGTGGGATCACCACACCGAGCAGAAGCCTTTGATGCTTGCCAGAGTGCGATCGATACGCTCAAGGATCATGCGCCGATCTGGAAAAAAGAACATTGGCGCGATGGCGCTAGCACCTGGGTCAACATTGAAAAGATTGGTCAGTCAATGATGTAATCGGATTCAGCGATTTTTAGCAGCATATATGTTTGCGAAGGTCTTAAACCTGACCATATGACCATATGATTGCCAAAAAGCTCGCTCGAAGTTGCCCTGCTCGGTGTAGTTGCTCAATAATCTTTACTGTATACTACGCTGGCGAATCCTAAGCTATGATTTAGGCAGTCAGGCCATTGCCAATGCAAAAACAGTCGATCGAGAAAGCCGGGTTCAATATCCGCAATTTACGCCCCAGTGATATTGCTAGCCTATCGAAAATATTGGCTAGTAGTTTTTATTTAGAACCAAATCGAGCCAATGGCTTTGCCCCTGTGGTGCGATGGCTTTATCCCTTTATTTGTTGGGGCATTGCCGCCGATTTATTGAGCCGTTTATCTGATTATAAATTTCGCCATGTTTGCCTAGTTGCCACTTGCGCAGGTTATTCTGAACGCGACGATCGCAGTCCAGTAGTAGATCATGAGCGATCTAAGCCCCAAGATTGCGCTAACTATGCGCCACCAAACTACAAGCCTCATCAACCATCCTACTATCCAAATCTCAACCAGAAACTTACCCACAACTTAAATACCAACTTTGCGCCTTCATCTCAACTCTGGCTAAGTAAATCATTCAATCAGGCTAGATCTGGTACGGATCGATCGCACCATGCCTCAACGCCAGCAAACGAGGCGATCGCCACCGTAGAATTAGGTTTACAAAAAATTTCCCTACCTGCCCACAAATTCAACCTGTTTAAGCACCAGAAGCAATATCCCTATATTTCCAACCTGGCCGTCCATCCAGGATGGCGGCGGCGGGGCATGGCTCAAGCACTACTGCGATCTACCGAACAATTTGCAATTCGGTGGGGACACCGCCAGATTTTTTTGCATGTCTTAGAAAACAATTTACCAGCGCGATCGCTCTATCATCAATTGGGCTACGAGCTTTACAAAGTTGAGACCGATCTCAGCGTGTGGTTATTGGGCTATCCACGCCGCCTACTATTACGCAAGCAACTTAAGTAAGAGAAATCTAGGAACCAAACCAGGGTTATATCAGTCTGATGGGCTATATCTATAGATATATTTATGGTTAGGTTAAATCACTAATTTGGATCACAAAAGCGGTATATTGGCAGCATAATTAGCTTTGCGAGCCCTGCGTAAATCTACCTATAGCAAGTGTTACAGGATCTTGACAATTGTGATACCCAAGATCAAATAGGCGATCGGCCACTGGCAAACAAGATTTGTAGATCACTAAACTCAACCAGTTTTTTGATGTACAATTGTGCCCGGCAACTGAATTAGAGTTGCAACCCTCAAAAACTCAATTTACCTGATTAATATTTAAAATCGTATGAGTAAATCGATCGAAGCAGCTAGCAACACTCAGGGCA
The sequence above is a segment of the Pseudanabaena sp. PCC 7367 genome. Coding sequences within it:
- the zds gene encoding 9,9'-di-cis-zeta-carotene desaturase; the encoded protein is MRAAIIGAGLAGLSTAVELCDRGYAVEIFESRPFVGGKVGSWIDQDGNHIEMGLHVFFGCYYNLFSLMQKVGAFEHLLRKEHTHTFINRGGRTGELDFRNFGGAPFHGLKAFFTTSQLSLKDKLQNAIALGTSPIVRALVDPKGALDDIHKLDHISFADWFRSHGGSQASIEQMWNAIAYGLGFIDCENISARCMLTIFQFFATRTEASVLRMLEGSPQEFLHNPIVKYIESKGGKIHLRQGIREILFEGEGDATSVTGLVVGKEDSEEIITADTYICATDVPGVKRLLPEKWRQWDQFANIYKLAAVPVVTVQLRFDGWVSDLDNLLYAVGVDFSTFADLAVTSPTDYYKEGEGSLLQLVLTPGDPFIKESNEAIVEHVLAQVHEVLPNSRDLNVLWSSVVKLAKSLYREAPGMDVYRPDQKTPIANFFLAGSYTMQDYIDSMEGATISGRRCAGAVLGESKVVPTWPQIGI
- the queD gene encoding 6-carboxytetrahydropterin synthase QueD produces the protein MPEWIVYKEFRFEAAHLLPDHDGKCRRLHGHSWVCLVYVKVGQLIADGPKQGMAIDFADIKKYMQPILDNYLDHYYLNETLGLENPTCEAIARWLYEQLEQAKLPGLHAVEIKETCTSGVWYSADGSLMLPS
- a CDS encoding molybdenum cofactor biosynthesis protein MoaE codes for the protein MDAPPDSFLLTHEPLDLAIAYAAADAAQNGAVVLMSGMVRNQTGDRQVNYLDYQAYAPMALRVFAQIATEIRNRYPAITRVVIHHRLGKLTVGEISVIIAVGSPHRAEAFDACQSAIDTLKDHAPIWKKEHWRDGASTWVNIEKIGQSMM
- a CDS encoding GNAT family N-acetyltransferase — its product is MQKQSIEKAGFNIRNLRPSDIASLSKILASSFYLEPNRANGFAPVVRWLYPFICWGIAADLLSRLSDYKFRHVCLVATCAGYSERDDRSPVVDHERSKPQDCANYAPPNYKPHQPSYYPNLNQKLTHNLNTNFAPSSQLWLSKSFNQARSGTDRSHHASTPANEAIATVELGLQKISLPAHKFNLFKHQKQYPYISNLAVHPGWRRRGMAQALLRSTEQFAIRWGHRQIFLHVLENNLPARSLYHQLGYELYKVETDLSVWLLGYPRRLLLRKQLK